One Amaranthus tricolor cultivar Red isolate AtriRed21 chromosome 10, ASM2621246v1, whole genome shotgun sequence genomic window carries:
- the LOC130825021 gene encoding uncharacterized protein LOC130825021: MKQGARSVEDYLNEWERLYHLCDLHEPEENKVGKFIAGLREEFRERLMNTPDLTLQLATSIAMEIERQHRAANPQMRNNRTYTPRNTSAVTMPRKELPPSAPKPTNPRTESHTKPQDIICFKCNGRGHYKRDCPNARAFTMRECTDIRQNTNPKRLLVLKNGQEEELDPPSLSDDDGTFIRDEQGNWHPFEGDSEEEGELEKISPEEEHLSLIIRRSFHNTPLSKKSDQRENIFQTKCKIQGKVCDLIIDSGSEANCVSKQLVEELHLKTKAHPNPYKMKWLDTKASGSVKRQCPVTLTLGTYEDEVLCDVLDMDACHLLLGRPWQYDKKAMHNGYDNTYTIRHYGKRKEFLPLPPHRAVPPKPSKEHVQLMNRRECEREVQGTEELYLLVTKEVQDPTPIPAEMTELLEQYKDVFPTDLPPGLPPFRGVEHQINLLPGASLPNKPAYRTNPKEAQELQRQVEDLMKRGYVRESLSPCAVPTLLVPKKDGTWRMCIDSRSVNNITIKYRFPIPRIDDILDELGGSQWFSKVDLRSGYHQIRMKTGDEWKTAFKTKYGLYEWLVMPFGLTGAPSTFMRLMNEILRPFLGKFIVVYLDDILIYSKDIAAHLDHLQQLFEVLRKQRLYAKLEKCNFLLPEVSFLGYIVGKEGVKVDPIKVQAIQEWPTPTTLTQIRSFHGLASFYRRFIRDFSSVMAPITECTKQGKFNWTPKAQQAFETLKSMMCSAPILKLPDFTKPFELECDASGMGIGAVLVQEGRPVAFFSEKLNTSRLNYSTYDKEFYAIIRALDHWSHYLRIQPFILHTDHESLKYINSQHKLSSRHARWVEFMQTFDF; encoded by the coding sequence ATGAAACAGGGAGCTAGGTCAGTAGAGGACTACCTAAATGAATGGGAGAGATTGTATCATCTTTGTGACCTTCATGAACCTGAGGAAAACAAAGTAGGAAAGTTTATAGCTGGATTAAGGGAAGAATTTAGGGAGAGATTGATGAATACACCTGACCTTACACTACAACTTGCTACCTCTATAGCCATGGAAATTGAGAGGCAACACAGGGCAGCAAACCCCCAAATGAGGAACAACAGGACCTATACCCCAAGGAACACTAGTGCTGTGACCATGCCTAGGAAGGAGTTACCACCCTCTGCACCTAAACCTACTAACCCCAGAACAGAGTCACACACCAAGCCACAGGACATCATTTGTTTTAAATGCAATGGGAGGGGACACTATAAGAGGGATTGTCCCAATGCAAGGGCGTTTACCATGAGAGAGTGTACTGACATTAGGCAAAACACTAACCCTAAGAGACTCTTGGTGTTAAAGAATGGGCAAGAGGAAGAGTTAGACCCTCCCAGCttaagtgatgatgatggtACATTTATAAGAGATGAGCAGGGGAACTGGCACCCTTTTGAAGGAGATtctgaggaagaaggagaactgGAGAAAATTTCCCCGGAAGAAGAGCACTTGAGCCTCATTATTAGAAGGAGCTTTCACAACACACCCTTGAGCAAAAAATCAGACCAAAGAGAGAATATCTTCCAAACAAAATGTAAAATACAGGGGAAGGtatgtgatttgattattgatagtgggAGTGAGGCAAATTGTGTCAGTAAGCAGCTAGTGGAGGAGTTACACCTAAAGACTAAGGCTCACCCTAATCCCTAtaaaatgaaatggttagacaccAAGGCTAGTGGTTCAGTAAAACGTCAGTGCCCAGTGACCTTAACTTTGGGAACATATGAGGATGAAGTTTTATGTGATGTCTTAGATATGGATGCATGTCACCTCTTGCTAGGTAGGCCCTGGCAATATGACAAGAAAGCCATGCACAATGGGTATGACAACACTTACACTATTAGGCACTATGGGAAGAGGAAAGAATTTTTACCCCTGCCCCCACACAGAGCAGTGCCACCCAAGCCCTCTAAGGAACATGTGCAATTAATGAATAGAAGAGAGTGTGAAAGGGAAGTGCAGGGAACAGAAGAGCTGTATTTGTTAGTCACCAAAGAAGTACAAGATCCCACACCTATACCTGCTGAGATGACTGAGCTATTAGAACAATATAAGGATGTGTTTCCCACTGATCTACCACCTGGATTACCACCATTCAGGGGGGTGGAACACCAGATTAATTTATTACCTGGGGCTAGTCTTCCTAATAAGCCTGCTTATAGGACTAATCCCAAAGAGGCCCAAGAGTTACAGAGACAGGTAGAGGATTTGATGAAGAGGGGCTATGTTAGGGAAAGTTTGAGTCCTTGTGCAGTACCCACTCTTCTTGTGCCTAAAAAGGATGGCACATGGAGGATGTGTATTGATAGCCGTAGTGTaaacaacataaccatcaagTATAGGTTCCCCATACCTAGGATTGATGACATTTTGGATGAATTAGGGGGTTCTCAATGGTTTAGCAAGGTGGATCTCAGGAGTGGATACCACCAAATCAGAATGAAAAcaggggatgagtggaaaacagcCTTCAAGACCAAGTATGGGCTGTATGAGTGGCTtgttatgccctttggtttgaCAGGTGCCCCTAGCACATTCATGCGCCTGATGAATGAGATTTTGAGACCTTTCCTAGGGAAGTTTATAGTTGTTTACCTAGATGACATACTCATCTACAGCAAGGACATAGCAGCACACCTAGACCACCTCCAACAACTATTTGAGGTTCTGAGAAAACAGAGGTTGTATGCAAAGCTTGAAAAGTGTAATTTCTTACTACCTGAGGTTAGCTTCTTAGGGTATATTGTGGGCAAGGAGGGAGTCAAGGTAGACCCAATCAAAGTCCAAGCCATACAGGAGTGGCCCACACCCACAACCCTCACACAAATTAGGTCTTTTCATGGGCTGGCTTCCTTCTACAGGAGGTTTATCAGGGATTTCAGCTCTGTTATGGCACCCATAACAGAGTGCACAAAACAGGGGAAGTTCAACTGGACACCCAAGGCCCAGCAGGCCTTTGAGACCCTTAAAAGTATGATGTGTAGTGCTCCCATTCTCAAGTTACCTGACTTTACTAAACCCTTTGAGTTAGAGTGTGATGCCAGTGGCATGGGGATTGGGGCAGTGCTTGTTCAAGAAGGTAGACCAGTGGCATTTTTCAGTGAAAAGCTCAACACTAGTAGGCTTAATTACTCCACCTATGAcaaagagttctatgcaatCATAAGGGCTTTAGACCATTGGTCTCACTACTTAAGAATTCAACCTTTCATCTTGCATACTGACCATGAATCCTTGAAGTATATAAACAGTCAGCACAAGTTAAGTAGTAGGCATGCTAGGTGGGTGGAATTCATGCAAACCTTTGACTTTTGA